The following are encoded in a window of Sphaerisporangium siamense genomic DNA:
- a CDS encoding DUF6412 domain-containing protein produces MSAFHTTVALVAQLLAGQSGPAALTAVGLVGVTLLVLAWALGRPARVPAVTIGGRGRPRAAHAVFVRLRHPAAPGRPRPRAPSAGPAHV; encoded by the coding sequence ATGAGCGCCTTCCACACCACCGTCGCGCTGGTCGCGCAGCTTCTCGCCGGGCAGTCAGGCCCGGCGGCGCTCACGGCCGTCGGTCTCGTGGGAGTCACGCTTCTCGTCCTCGCCTGGGCCCTCGGGCGGCCGGCCCGCGTCCCGGCCGTCACGATCGGCGGCCGTGGCCGCCCCCGCGCCGCGCACGCCGTGTTCGTCCGGCTGCGTCATCCGGCCGCCCCCGGCCGTCCGAGGCCCAGAGCACCATCGGCAGGTCCCGCGCACGTCTGA